A part of Bacteroidia bacterium genomic DNA contains:
- a CDS encoding ATP-binding protein — protein sequence MRVFKPDDVRIPLPGPAVTDIYQDQQGYLWVYFYNHGLTRFNGIELQIIPDAERICGVVSSVCEDPLGRLWALGKKGIAVSTQPLKDFAPGDSITFTDHIGSVFLPKGESDPETKILRDNKDRLWIPVHNETIEMVRFSFIGVDSVKMEIIPNKENEKTSVTTLAQRNDGSVWAYSREGNLWVFKGDDISKWDSVPIKTKSETSVYSPDIKLLCEDSSGNLWIVTEDGSVAIWKTGDSTPGPWVSVFKQGKTKAILRTRDGNIWIAGSEGVARFNPVQFPRFTLINDQQGLPSPFVFSLEEDAEGNLWIGTITGMARISSDFDAFESFSDISVGNTPGVLPSAGAIALQADWPWAQGGVEDTFTLVATTNGLAAISSQGKRAGLLTKEEGLMANLCISLGIDNKNRLWIGEQAGVSCLAPVSRPLPAVFGKGQPLNWMGQPGLLYNFEIGFVLGILPLQPSSPKEPEILALIDQQGVALLTEDYILGFGPKNGLTGTGFRIAELDDQNYLYAGCVNGGLFRSTQPISASWLQNLRNTGSPVQKRGLEFAFAASDPDCFRHVIVHDGKDTVKSISSLLSHQGKLWITCEHGLWVYDYSGKNPEKRINIPEKYKNLQRLRLDPKSGLIWMATTEGLLAVDPDSGKIAQYANTIDGLLENGIWGPHAFQISKSGTFLYGTSKGLALYRPDMDQARPPLPKVVFTSIKQTSYEDGLQEIRFDYSALAYFWENNLQYRTRLLGYNSEWSPPTQETSLRYTNLPAFLLSREFSFEVEAGSIDGQWSGQPARFTFRVSPPWYFSWWFSAILILAGAMLIGWIIRLRTTEKEKELEKQREINERLEQIDRLKDQFLANTSHELRTPLNGIIGLSEGLLEREKDDEDRQNLGMIIASGKRLASLVNDLLDFSRLRNADLILRQRPIHLRSLADVVLQVSFPLTQGRNIILRNEIPTDLPAAFADEDRLTQILHNLVGNAIKFTESGAVQLSAKQKDNMLEIAVSDTGIGIPTEKQEIIFDAFEQGDGSISRQYSGTGLGLSITRQLVQRHGGQIRVESQPGNGATFFFTLPISAEKVQASTAPQITPLVPEFATHNRPGFPTLAQPLNEDRVQLLIVDDEPINHQVLRNHLRGDRFEIHTAMNGQEALNLLAHSTKPFDIILLDVMMPRMSGYEVARKIRETYLPSELPIIMITAKNQVADLVQGLETGANDYLAKPFSKDEFLARLHTHLNLGQINRASGRFVPNEFIQTLGYKTITEVKLGDHIDREVTVFFSDIRSYTTLAEQMTPDENFRFVNAYAQRMGPLIYQNGGFVNQYLGDGIMAIFQQSPANALQAAIDMQKALLEYNQQRVAQKRQPLRVGMGMHMGPLVMGIIGDRQRTETAVIADTVNTAARVEGLTKYYGANILLSEISYRNLPSGLPYHFRYLGLARLKGKEDAIGIYECMDGDDSAVLMLKQATLEDFDTGLNAYLNGDISTAMKAFSAVLSRYPEDGPASYFLSQVQQLQREGIPKSWKGIVEMEGK from the coding sequence ATGCGGGTATTCAAGCCCGACGATGTACGGATACCGCTTCCCGGGCCGGCAGTTACTGACATCTATCAGGATCAGCAGGGATATCTCTGGGTATATTTTTATAATCATGGGCTCACAAGGTTTAATGGGATAGAATTGCAGATAATCCCCGATGCTGAAAGAATTTGCGGGGTTGTGAGCTCGGTTTGTGAAGATCCGCTGGGCAGATTATGGGCATTAGGCAAAAAAGGTATTGCAGTATCCACACAACCATTAAAAGATTTTGCACCGGGAGATAGTATCACATTTACTGATCATATTGGATCTGTTTTTCTTCCTAAAGGCGAATCAGATCCGGAAACGAAGATACTGAGGGACAATAAAGATAGGTTGTGGATTCCTGTTCATAACGAAACCATAGAAATGGTCCGATTCTCATTTATTGGGGTCGATTCTGTCAAAATGGAAATCATTCCTAATAAGGAGAATGAAAAAACATCGGTTACAACTCTGGCACAAAGAAATGATGGTAGTGTATGGGCCTATTCCCGTGAGGGGAATCTGTGGGTATTCAAAGGTGATGATATAAGTAAATGGGACAGCGTTCCCATTAAGACAAAATCTGAGACATCCGTATATTCTCCTGACATCAAACTCCTCTGCGAGGATTCTTCCGGGAATCTCTGGATAGTCACGGAAGATGGTTCTGTAGCCATATGGAAAACCGGAGACTCAACCCCCGGGCCATGGGTTTCTGTATTTAAACAGGGCAAAACAAAGGCGATTTTACGAACCCGCGACGGGAATATATGGATTGCCGGAAGCGAAGGGGTAGCCAGATTCAATCCGGTTCAGTTCCCCCGGTTTACCCTGATCAACGACCAGCAGGGATTGCCTTCTCCATTTGTTTTTTCTTTGGAAGAAGACGCAGAAGGAAATCTATGGATCGGAACGATTACCGGAATGGCTAGAATTTCCTCAGATTTTGATGCGTTTGAAAGTTTTTCTGATATTTCTGTGGGTAATACGCCCGGCGTACTTCCTTCTGCCGGAGCCATCGCTTTGCAGGCAGACTGGCCATGGGCACAGGGAGGTGTTGAGGATACATTTACCCTTGTGGCTACTACAAACGGGCTGGCAGCAATCTCTTCTCAGGGTAAACGCGCAGGGCTTCTGACAAAGGAAGAGGGACTGATGGCAAATCTCTGTATTTCGTTGGGCATCGACAATAAAAACCGCCTGTGGATCGGTGAGCAGGCTGGCGTAAGCTGTCTGGCTCCGGTCTCACGTCCGCTCCCTGCAGTTTTTGGCAAAGGACAACCGCTAAACTGGATGGGGCAACCGGGATTATTGTACAATTTTGAAATAGGATTTGTCCTCGGTATCCTTCCACTTCAACCTTCTTCCCCCAAAGAACCTGAAATACTGGCCTTAATTGACCAACAGGGAGTAGCACTTCTTACAGAGGATTATATTCTCGGCTTTGGTCCAAAGAATGGACTAACTGGCACCGGCTTCAGGATTGCAGAACTGGATGACCAAAATTATCTGTATGCGGGCTGTGTAAACGGAGGCCTGTTTCGCAGCACACAGCCGATAAGTGCCTCCTGGCTGCAAAACCTTCGAAATACGGGGTCTCCAGTTCAGAAACGCGGACTAGAATTTGCCTTTGCTGCTTCTGATCCAGACTGCTTCAGACATGTCATTGTTCACGATGGAAAGGATACCGTAAAATCTATAAGCTCTCTTTTGTCTCATCAGGGAAAACTTTGGATTACCTGCGAACATGGCCTGTGGGTTTACGATTACTCCGGGAAAAACCCGGAGAAAAGAATCAACATACCTGAAAAGTACAAAAACTTACAGCGATTGAGACTGGATCCGAAATCTGGGCTGATTTGGATGGCCACCACAGAAGGATTACTCGCTGTTGATCCGGATTCGGGAAAAATTGCTCAGTATGCAAATACCATTGACGGCCTCCTCGAAAATGGAATATGGGGCCCCCATGCTTTTCAGATCAGTAAATCAGGAACATTTTTATATGGTACAAGTAAAGGGCTTGCGCTATATCGCCCGGACATGGATCAGGCCAGGCCGCCTCTTCCAAAAGTTGTATTTACGAGTATAAAGCAAACTTCTTACGAGGATGGCCTTCAGGAAATTCGCTTTGACTATTCCGCCCTGGCTTATTTCTGGGAAAATAACCTTCAATACAGAACCCGTCTTCTGGGATATAATAGCGAGTGGTCTCCCCCTACCCAGGAGACCAGCCTCCGTTATACCAACCTGCCCGCATTTTTGCTGTCCCGGGAATTTTCTTTTGAAGTAGAAGCAGGCTCGATTGATGGACAATGGAGCGGGCAACCGGCAAGATTTACGTTCCGGGTTTCTCCTCCATGGTATTTTAGCTGGTGGTTTTCTGCCATTCTTATATTGGCTGGCGCAATGTTGATTGGATGGATTATTCGATTACGAACCACAGAGAAGGAAAAAGAATTAGAAAAACAGCGGGAAATAAATGAGCGCCTCGAACAAATCGACCGCCTGAAAGACCAGTTTCTCGCCAATACCTCACACGAATTGCGCACCCCGCTCAATGGGATCATCGGCCTGAGTGAAGGACTGCTCGAAAGGGAAAAAGACGATGAGGATCGACAAAATCTGGGCATGATTATCGCATCCGGCAAACGCCTGGCTTCTTTGGTCAACGATCTCCTCGATTTCTCCCGACTCCGAAATGCCGACCTGATTCTCCGCCAGCGACCCATCCACCTTCGCTCTCTGGCTGATGTTGTACTTCAGGTTTCCTTCCCCCTCACTCAGGGAAGAAATATCATTCTGCGAAACGAAATCCCTACGGACCTGCCTGCCGCTTTTGCCGATGAAGACCGGTTGACACAGATCCTGCACAACCTCGTCGGAAATGCCATCAAGTTTACCGAATCCGGGGCTGTACAACTATCTGCCAAGCAGAAAGACAATATGCTGGAAATCGCCGTCTCCGATACCGGTATTGGGATCCCTACCGAAAAACAGGAAATCATTTTTGATGCTTTTGAGCAGGGCGATGGATCCATTTCCCGACAGTATAGCGGTACCGGACTCGGACTAAGCATCACCCGGCAGCTCGTGCAACGACATGGCGGACAAATTCGGGTTGAATCCCAACCCGGAAACGGAGCCACTTTCTTCTTTACCCTGCCCATCTCTGCCGAGAAGGTACAGGCTTCAACCGCACCGCAGATTACGCCATTGGTACCAGAATTTGCCACACACAATCGCCCGGGTTTTCCCACCCTCGCTCAACCCCTGAATGAAGATCGCGTCCAATTGCTCATTGTCGATGACGAACCCATCAACCATCAGGTATTGCGCAATCACCTCCGCGGAGACCGCTTTGAAATTCACACCGCTATGAACGGGCAGGAAGCCCTCAATCTACTCGCCCATTCCACAAAACCTTTCGACATTATTCTCCTCGATGTCATGATGCCCCGCATGTCGGGATATGAGGTCGCACGAAAAATTCGCGAAACTTATTTGCCTTCCGAGCTACCCATCATCATGATTACCGCCAAAAATCAGGTCGCAGACCTCGTACAGGGACTCGAAACCGGCGCCAACGACTACCTCGCCAAACCCTTCAGCAAGGATGAGTTCCTCGCCAGACTCCACACCCATCTCAATCTGGGACAGATTAACCGCGCTTCCGGAAGGTTTGTCCCCAATGAATTTATCCAAACCCTCGGGTATAAAACCATTACAGAGGTTAAACTCGGCGATCATATTGACCGCGAGGTTACCGTCTTCTTTTCCGATATCCGAAGTTATACCACCTTGGCGGAGCAGATGACCCCCGATGAAAATTTCCGGTTTGTCAATGCCTATGCCCAGCGCATGGGGCCCCTTATTTATCAGAATGGCGGGTTTGTCAACCAATATCTGGGCGACGGAATTATGGCCATTTTCCAGCAAAGTCCTGCCAACGCCCTGCAGGCTGCGATCGATATGCAGAAGGCCTTACTCGAATACAACCAACAACGCGTAGCGCAGAAACGCCAACCCCTCCGGGTCGGAATGGGTATGCACATGGGGCCTTTGGTCATGGGCATTATCGGAGACCGGCAGAGAACCGAAACCGCTGTCATCGCCGATACCGTCAATACCGCCGCGAGGGTTGAAGGACTCACCAAGTACTACGGTGCCAATATCCTCCTCAGCGAAATCAGCTACCGGAATCTTCCATCCGGATTACCGTATCACTTCCGCTATCTCGGACTGGCACGACTAAAGGGAAAAGAAGACGCCATAGGCATTTACGAATGTATGGATGGCGATGATTCGGCTGTACTTATGCTAAAACAGGCTACACTTGAAGATTTTGACACAGGGTTAAATGCCTACCTGAACGGAGATATCAGCACTGCCATGAAGGCATTCTCTGCGGTACTGAGCCGATATCCGGAAGATGGGCCGGCGAGCTACTTTCTGAGTCAGGTACAGCAGTTGCAGCGGGAAGGCATACCGAAGTCCTGGAAGGGGATTGTAGAAATGGAAGGAAAATAA
- a CDS encoding tetratricopeptide repeat protein: MLAPLLKFYVRFFIVIGMFFIAGRMVAQVNKDSLRAAWYNESLSDSSRLQAIMALSAMGYLRYQPDSAFYYGGEWFEFAKEKDLTREMAVALTLQATAKQMMGQYPEAIEYFRKSLPYFEAITVEVRYAMALGSIGLLYWELGDFENALAYDQKALEVNVRLGDRNGEARALNNIGLVYEDQGNYPNALDYYFRSIKIFEELEEHGYLGNCLHNVGNIYNSLGNDSSAIEYHTRSLKEREIVDDKEGIAYSLEAIGVIYFNKKDYVRAMDYEQQSLKIREEINHEKGIAMSLKQIGQIHAAEGREKEALELFSESMKLFEKIGNKEGVAQALNHIGELYIKNNNFRQAEKYLQQSLEISRETGLIQSIKDNGEALYEVYKKQGRYAEALAMYELFVDMSDSIRNEDNVQALFQQQMKYDYDKKALSDSLNFVQEKASTEMAYRSKLNQRNYLLFGGLALAVFGFLLFRYRQQLRARQRLEQIDQMKDQFLANTSHELRTPLNGIIGITESILDQTEDEEWKYNLELVVTSGKRLASLVNDLLDFSRIRNADIILQQKPVDLYSLVTVICRISSSLLQEKEVELKNQVSPELRPVFADENRVTQILHNLIGNAIKFTENGYVTVNATEINGMIQVSVIDTGIGIAGDKLESVFEAFSQADGSISRSFGGTGLGLSISKALVERHGGKMWVESRLGKGSTFYFTLPVSDNQASVQPVSNSSSSLTPLMPQAIPRLSKTPAKIREVSSAEKIRILIVDDEPINHQVIKNHLRDNHYEVISAMNGPEAMEILEKDVQFDLVLLDVMMPRMSGYQVCEAIRAKQLPSELPVIMVTAKNQVQDLVEGLSTGANDYLAKPFSKDEFLARLNTHLGLRQINQATSRFVPVEFIRTLGRNAITEVLLGDNIAKEVTVFFSDIRGYTTLAEQMTPDENFQFVNAYARRMGPVIQKNQGFVNQYLGDGIMALFQRSPSDAVSASVQMQVVIREYNIQRIKQGRAPISVGMGMHTGPLVMGIIGDHQRSNTAIIADTVNTAARLEGLTKYFKANIILSDIVFKTLSQKMKSHCRYLGQVQLKGKVEPVGIYECVDGEPDPVRDRKLETLPVFEAGMKAYLSGNFAEAATNFDQVLAKSTSDLTAGYFLQKAKTFLIEGAPEGWTGVETMAEK, from the coding sequence ATGCTTGCCCCATTATTAAAGTTTTACGTGCGATTTTTTATAGTTATTGGCATGTTTTTCATTGCCGGAAGAATGGTTGCCCAGGTAAATAAAGACTCCCTCCGGGCCGCATGGTACAACGAAAGCCTGTCCGACAGCAGCCGGCTTCAGGCAATTATGGCACTCTCGGCAATGGGCTATCTGAGATACCAGCCCGACAGTGCATTCTATTATGGCGGAGAGTGGTTTGAATTTGCCAAAGAGAAAGACTTGACCCGGGAAATGGCTGTCGCACTTACCCTTCAGGCAACTGCAAAGCAAATGATGGGGCAATACCCGGAAGCCATTGAGTACTTTAGAAAAAGCCTGCCTTATTTTGAGGCAATTACGGTTGAAGTGAGGTATGCCATGGCGCTTGGGTCTATAGGCCTTTTGTATTGGGAGCTGGGCGATTTTGAGAATGCGTTGGCGTATGATCAAAAGGCATTGGAAGTAAATGTCAGACTGGGCGATCGCAACGGAGAAGCCCGGGCGCTGAATAATATCGGACTTGTGTATGAAGATCAGGGGAATTACCCCAATGCACTGGATTATTACTTCCGGAGCATTAAAATTTTTGAAGAACTGGAGGAACACGGGTATCTGGGAAACTGCCTGCATAATGTAGGCAATATTTATAATTCACTTGGCAATGATTCCTCCGCGATTGAATACCATACCCGAAGTCTGAAAGAACGTGAGATTGTGGATGACAAAGAAGGCATTGCCTATTCACTTGAGGCTATTGGCGTGATTTATTTCAACAAGAAAGACTATGTCCGCGCCATGGATTATGAGCAGCAAAGCCTGAAAATCAGAGAAGAAATCAATCATGAAAAAGGAATTGCCATGTCCCTGAAGCAGATCGGCCAGATTCACGCTGCGGAAGGAAGGGAAAAGGAAGCACTGGAATTGTTTTCAGAAAGCATGAAACTCTTCGAAAAAATAGGTAACAAAGAAGGTGTTGCACAGGCATTGAATCATATAGGGGAGCTGTATATTAAAAATAACAACTTCAGGCAGGCCGAAAAATATCTTCAGCAATCGCTTGAGATCAGCCGGGAAACAGGACTGATTCAGAGCATTAAAGATAATGGCGAAGCCCTATACGAAGTCTATAAAAAGCAGGGAAGGTATGCGGAGGCGCTGGCTATGTATGAACTGTTTGTGGATATGAGCGATAGTATCCGGAATGAAGACAATGTTCAGGCACTGTTCCAGCAGCAGATGAAGTATGACTACGACAAAAAAGCCCTTTCCGATAGCCTGAATTTTGTCCAGGAAAAAGCCAGCACCGAGATGGCTTACCGCAGTAAACTCAACCAACGCAACTATTTACTTTTTGGCGGACTGGCACTGGCTGTATTTGGTTTCCTTTTATTTCGCTACCGGCAGCAACTTCGGGCCCGGCAAAGACTTGAGCAGATCGACCAGATGAAAGATCAGTTTCTGGCCAATACCTCGCACGAGTTGCGTACTCCCCTCAACGGGATTATCGGTATAACAGAAAGCATACTCGATCAGACCGAAGACGAAGAATGGAAGTACAACCTGGAATTAGTCGTTACTTCCGGAAAAAGACTCGCTTCTCTGGTCAATGATCTGCTGGATTTTTCCAGAATCAGAAATGCTGATATTATTCTGCAGCAGAAACCAGTGGATTTATATTCGTTGGTAACTGTGATTTGCCGTATATCCTCTTCTCTTTTACAGGAAAAGGAGGTTGAACTAAAAAACCAGGTATCACCAGAGCTAAGACCCGTTTTTGCCGATGAAAACCGCGTAACTCAGATCCTGCATAACCTGATCGGCAATGCCATTAAGTTTACCGAAAACGGCTATGTTACTGTAAATGCAACAGAAATAAACGGAATGATTCAGGTGTCGGTAATAGATACAGGTATTGGTATTGCAGGAGACAAACTTGAATCTGTGTTTGAAGCCTTTTCTCAGGCAGATGGATCAATCAGCCGCAGCTTTGGGGGTACAGGGCTGGGACTGAGTATTTCTAAAGCACTGGTGGAGCGTCATGGCGGGAAAATGTGGGTAGAGTCCCGGTTGGGAAAAGGTTCGACTTTTTATTTTACACTTCCTGTTTCCGACAATCAGGCATCAGTACAACCTGTCAGCAACAGTTCGTCCAGTCTTACTCCTTTGATGCCGCAGGCAATTCCGCGATTAAGTAAGACTCCCGCCAAAATTCGGGAAGTTTCTTCGGCAGAGAAAATTCGCATACTGATTGTAGATGATGAGCCTATCAATCATCAGGTGATAAAAAACCATTTGCGTGACAACCATTATGAGGTGATTTCTGCGATGAATGGGCCGGAGGCGATGGAAATTTTGGAAAAAGATGTACAGTTTGATCTTGTGTTGCTGGATGTTATGATGCCGCGTATGTCGGGCTATCAGGTGTGTGAGGCAATCAGGGCAAAACAATTACCCAGCGAACTGCCAGTCATCATGGTGACGGCCAAAAACCAGGTACAGGATCTTGTCGAAGGACTGAGCACAGGAGCGAATGATTATCTGGCGAAACCTTTCAGCAAGGATGAATTCCTTGCGCGACTCAATACCCATCTGGGGCTGCGCCAGATCAATCAGGCAACCAGCCGGTTTGTTCCTGTGGAATTTATCCGGACCTTGGGCAGAAATGCAATCACCGAAGTTCTTTTGGGCGACAACATTGCGAAAGAAGTGACCGTTTTCTTTTCAGACATTAGAGGATATACGACTCTTGCAGAGCAGATGACACCAGATGAAAACTTCCAGTTTGTCAATGCCTACGCCCGGAGAATGGGACCTGTTATTCAGAAAAATCAGGGATTTGTAAACCAATATCTGGGAGACGGAATCATGGCACTGTTTCAGCGAAGCCCATCGGATGCGGTAAGTGCTTCGGTTCAGATGCAGGTAGTGATCCGGGAGTACAATATCCAGCGAATAAAACAGGGGAGGGCACCTATCAGTGTGGGAATGGGTATGCATACAGGGCCACTGGTTATGGGTATCATTGGCGATCATCAGCGCTCTAATACAGCAATTATCGCCGACACTGTAAATACGGCTGCGAGGCTGGAAGGCCTCACGAAGTACTTTAAGGCAAATATTATTCTCAGTGATATTGTCTTTAAGACCCTTTCGCAGAAAATGAAGTCCCACTGCCGGTATCTTGGCCAGGTTCAGCTTAAAGGCAAGGTGGAACCCGTGGGGATTTACGAATGCGTCGATGGAGAACCAGATCCAGTCAGAGACCGCAAACTCGAAACGCTACCGGTGTTTGAGGCAGGTATGAAAGCCTATCTTTCCGGAAATTTTGCAGAGGCAGCGACCAACTTCGATCAGGTTTTGGCAAAAAGTACTTCAGATTTGACCGCAGGGTATTTCCTCCAAAAGGCAAAAACATTTTTAATCGAAGGTGCCCCCGAAGGCTGGACTGGAGTAGAGACGATGGCGGAGAAGTAG
- a CDS encoding ATP-grasp domain-containing protein, with translation MYQHVQLIQKAQALGITTIDLSQLMQKPATILEYNGISELIVEGVPASRINVRSQYYCDNKQLTKLAFEALHLPHPRSIVFQMADEAQVAAFFRDGKTYVCKPLDGTNGDGIVTHIRDLETVKKYYQEHKYLNTRFLLEEQVEGEDLRIQVLDGKIAAACVRQPAFVLGNGKDSLEILIEKRRAVMRTQNPGNRLDIDSATETILSQQGISLPAVPKENQKIQLKFVSNMAQGGIATDVTDDIHTFYNDWVNALSAYLCTSYFGLDIMTTDYTQDPHFHASVLEINARAEWLHHTFSERKTHDIAGMILKSIFGID, from the coding sequence ATGTACCAGCATGTCCAACTTATCCAAAAAGCACAGGCTCTGGGGATAACCACCATTGACCTGAGCCAACTCATGCAAAAGCCTGCAACGATATTGGAGTACAATGGTATTTCTGAACTCATTGTAGAAGGCGTGCCCGCTTCCCGGATCAATGTGCGCAGTCAATATTATTGTGATAATAAGCAATTGACCAAACTCGCCTTTGAAGCCCTGCATCTTCCTCATCCAAGATCGATTGTATTTCAAATGGCTGACGAAGCGCAGGTTGCGGCATTTTTTAGAGATGGGAAAACCTATGTATGTAAACCATTGGACGGGACGAATGGCGACGGTATCGTTACCCATATTCGCGATCTGGAAACAGTCAAAAAATACTATCAGGAACACAAATACCTCAATACCAGGTTCCTGCTGGAAGAGCAAGTAGAAGGAGAAGATCTGAGAATTCAGGTGCTGGACGGAAAAATCGCAGCGGCCTGTGTTCGCCAGCCTGCTTTTGTTTTGGGTAATGGGAAGGACAGTCTGGAAATTTTAATTGAGAAACGCAGGGCGGTCATGAGAACGCAAAACCCCGGGAACAGACTGGACATAGACTCTGCGACAGAGACAATTTTATCCCAGCAAGGAATTTCACTGCCCGCTGTGCCAAAAGAAAATCAAAAGATTCAATTAAAATTTGTCTCCAATATGGCTCAGGGGGGAATTGCTACGGATGTTACCGATGACATCCATACATTTTACAACGACTGGGTGAATGCGCTCTCTGCCTACCTCTGCACCTCCTATTTTGGACTGGACATTATGACCACTGATTATACCCAGGATCCGCATTTTCATGCCAGTGTACTGGAGATCAATGCGCGGGCGGAATGGCTGCATCATACTTTTTCAGAAAGAAAAACCCATGACATTGCCGGAATGATTTTGAAAAGTATATTCGGAATTGACTGA
- the ovoA gene encoding 5-histidylcysteine sulfoxide synthase, with amino-acid sequence MKEIDSQTVLRSLHVPTTDHPSREILKAYFENTWDLYEMLFSSVKSEKTLFTSPDPLRNPLIFYLGHTAAFYINKLKLAGLLDHGVDKTLDHLFAVGVDPDLPDNLEVSAYWPTVEEVRDYRKVIYNIVHEVIDQADLNHLPITKDHPLWALLMGLEHDRIHFETSSVLIRQLDADLVQRPTGWKYAPTLGMPPSTQWITMPGGEVHIGKPEDSNTFGWDNEYGALTTNVKAFEATQNLITNAEFEAFVLADGYKTKSFWTAEAWDWLNRTGTLHPKFWIPENGSFRYRAMFDEIAMPMDWPVEVNAHEAHAYCTWKHDGSRLLTEAEFLHIAREGKRSEDDPLFSDHHNLNFAYGSPTPVGFMKNSTTPHGFHDIYGNVWDWLKDDFYPLPGFRIHPWYEDFSEPYMDHQHSMMAGGSWATTGTGASKYYRLWFRRHFFQHAGFRLVKDID; translated from the coding sequence ATGAAAGAAATTGACTCACAAACAGTATTGCGGAGCCTTCATGTTCCTACTACAGACCATCCGAGCAGGGAAATCTTAAAAGCTTATTTCGAGAATACATGGGATCTGTACGAAATGCTGTTTTCATCTGTAAAATCGGAAAAAACCTTATTTACCAGCCCTGACCCGCTTCGCAATCCGCTGATTTTTTATCTTGGTCATACGGCTGCCTTCTATATCAATAAACTCAAACTTGCAGGACTGCTTGATCACGGGGTGGATAAAACCCTGGATCACCTTTTTGCCGTAGGTGTTGACCCTGACTTACCCGATAACCTGGAAGTATCCGCTTACTGGCCTACCGTAGAGGAAGTCCGCGACTACCGAAAAGTTATATACAACATTGTTCACGAGGTCATTGACCAGGCGGATCTGAACCATTTGCCCATCACAAAAGATCATCCCCTCTGGGCTTTGTTGATGGGACTGGAACACGATCGCATTCACTTCGAAACTTCCTCTGTTTTGATCCGCCAGCTGGACGCAGATTTGGTACAACGCCCGACTGGCTGGAAGTATGCCCCCACCCTGGGAATGCCTCCTTCGACTCAATGGATCACAATGCCAGGCGGGGAGGTTCATATCGGAAAGCCTGAAGATTCGAATACCTTTGGCTGGGATAATGAATACGGAGCGCTAACCACTAATGTAAAAGCATTTGAGGCTACTCAAAATCTTATCACCAATGCAGAATTTGAAGCTTTTGTACTGGCAGATGGCTATAAAACCAAATCGTTCTGGACCGCGGAAGCGTGGGACTGGCTCAATCGCACAGGTACTTTACACCCCAAATTCTGGATTCCGGAAAATGGTTCTTTCCGCTACAGAGCCATGTTTGACGAGATAGCTATGCCCATGGACTGGCCGGTTGAAGTCAATGCGCATGAGGCCCACGCCTATTGCACATGGAAACATGACGGATCTCGCCTGCTGACTGAAGCAGAGTTTTTACACATTGCGAGAGAAGGCAAACGCAGCGAAGATGATCCATTATTCTCCGATCACCACAATCTGAATTTTGCCTATGGCTCGCCTACGCCGGTCGGATTTATGAAAAACAGTACCACTCCCCACGGCTTTCACGATATTTATGGAAATGTGTGGGACTGGCTGAAGGACGATTTTTATCCCCTGCCCGGTTTCAGAATTCATCCATGGTACGAAGATTTCTCCGAGCCGTATATGGATCACCAACATAGTATGATGGCGGGAGGCTCATGGGCAACTACCGGAACCGGCGCTTCCAAATACTATCGCCTTTGGTTTAGAAGACACTTTTTTCAACACGCCGGATTCCGGTTAGTCAAAGACATCGATTAG
- a CDS encoding GIY-YIG nuclease family protein, which translates to MYYAYVLRSLSTGFLYKGSTQDLAARVAAHNSGFSPYTKGRGPWELVYSEEFPTRGEAIQREKYFKSSEGRKWLKVKF; encoded by the coding sequence ATGTATTACGCATACGTTTTAAGGAGTCTCTCCACGGGCTTTCTTTACAAAGGCTCTACTCAAGATTTAGCTGCGCGCGTTGCAGCGCATAACTCGGGTTTTAGCCCTTATACAAAAGGGCGTGGCCCATGGGAGTTAGTGTATTCTGAAGAATTTCCGACTCGGGGGGAGGCGATACAACGGGAAAAATATTTTAAAAGCAGTGAGGGAAGAAAATGGCTTAAGGTGAAGTTTTGA
- a CDS encoding DoxX family protein: protein MKAVTTTVPKYLFSAIMIIFGLFHFIGASQMAAAVPIPGGLFWVYFTGVAFIAAGVSFIIKRYDYLAGLLLSAMLLIFILTLKIPMMVNAADEATMQHTMFDILKDLCIICGALMLANSAKERA, encoded by the coding sequence ATGAAAGCTGTTACTACAACTGTTCCGAAGTATCTGTTTTCCGCGATCATGATCATTTTTGGTCTCTTCCATTTTATAGGAGCCTCACAAATGGCCGCTGCTGTTCCGATTCCCGGAGGATTATTCTGGGTATATTTTACCGGAGTAGCATTTATAGCCGCCGGTGTCAGCTTTATCATTAAACGATATGACTATCTGGCCGGCCTGCTCCTCTCGGCAATGCTGTTGATTTTCATTCTGACGCTCAAGATACCCATGATGGTCAATGCGGCAGACGAGGCTACGATGCAGCATACCATGTTTGATATACTAAAAGATCTTTGCATTATCTGCGGCGCGCTTATGCTCGCCAATAGCGCGAAGGAGAGAGCGTGA